A genomic region of Mus musculus strain C57BL/6J chromosome 7, GRCm38.p6 C57BL/6J contains the following coding sequences:
- the Vmn1r103 gene encoding vomeronasal 1 receptor 103, which produces MSDHGKSVKTTEEVALQLLLLCQFGVGTLANVFLFVHNFYPVLTGSKQRPRQVILSHMAVANALTLFLTIFPNNMIAFAPKTPPTELKCKLEFFSHMVARSTNLCSTCVLSIYQFVTLVLVNRGKLILRASVPNFVSYSCYSCWFFSVLSNIHISIKVTGPQITDNNTDSKSNLFCSTSGFIVGIVSLQFAYDATFMSIMVWTSVSMVLLLHRHRQRMQHILTPNQYRRGQAETRATRTILMLVVTFVSFYLLNFICIIFHTLLMHSHLFIRLVSEVLAAVFPSISPLLLIFRGPKDPCSVLFNC; this is translated from the coding sequence ATGTCTGATCATGGTAAATCcgtgaaaaccactgaggaagtggctcttcagctcctcttgctttgccagtttggggttgggaccttggccaatgtctttctgtttgtccataatttctatccagtcttgactggttctaaacagagacccagacaggtgattttaagccacatggctgtggccaatgccttgactctattcctcactatatttccaaacaacatgataGCTTTTGCTCCAAAAACTCCTCCaactgaactcaaatgtaaattagaattcttcagtcacatggtggcaagaagcacaaacttgtgttccacctgtgtcctgagtatCTATCAGTTTGTCACTCTTGTTCTTGTTAATAGAGGTAAACTTATACTCAGAGCTAGTGTCCCAAATTTTGTGAGTTATTCTTGTtacagttgttggtttttcagtgtcttaagtaacatccacatttcaattaaggtcactggtccacagataacagacaataacactgactctaaaagcaacttgttctgttccacttctggattcattGTAGGCATTGTCTCCTTGCAGTTTGCCtatgatgccacattcatgagcatcatggtctggaccagtgtctccatggtacttctcctccatagacatcgCCAGCGAATGCAGCATATCCTCACTCCCAATCAGTACCGCAGAGGCCAAGCTGAGACCAGAGCAACCCGTACTATCCtgatgctggtggtcacatttgttagcttttatcttctaaattttatttgtatcatctttcatACACTTTTAATGCATTCTCATCTCTTCATAAGGCTTGTCAGTGAGGTTCTGGCTGCAGTCTTCCCCAGTATCTCTCccttactgttgatcttcagagGTCCTAAAgatccttgttctgtgctcttcAACTGTTGA